One window from the genome of Rhodopseudomonas sp. P2A-2r encodes:
- a CDS encoding UTRA domain-containing protein, which yields MFRFFRFQSEAGERRIPESRILRREVLQAPSAVASALRIGPNDEVIHLSRLRLIDGTPLLAEDIWLPRARFEKLLGLAEADFGDLLYPLYEECCGEVVTTAEETLTVETADPLKARLLQLQPDAPLIVIERLAFDLTHRPLEWRRSRGAANKFRYHIEIR from the coding sequence ATGTTCCGCTTCTTCCGTTTTCAATCGGAGGCCGGCGAACGCCGGATTCCGGAGAGCCGGATTCTGCGCCGTGAAGTTCTGCAGGCGCCGTCCGCCGTCGCCTCGGCGCTGCGGATCGGGCCGAACGACGAGGTCATTCACCTTTCGCGCCTGCGTCTGATCGACGGCACCCCGCTGCTGGCGGAGGACATCTGGCTGCCCCGCGCGCGCTTTGAAAAGCTGCTTGGCCTTGCCGAAGCGGATTTCGGTGACCTGCTGTATCCGCTCTACGAGGAATGCTGCGGCGAGGTGGTAACCACGGCGGAAGAGACGCTGACCGTCGAGACCGCCGATCCGCTGAAGGCCCGCCTGCTGCAGCTCCAGCCCGACGCACCGCTGATCGTCATCGAACGCCTCGCCTTCGATCTGACGCACCGTCCGCTGGAGTGGCGGCGCTCGCGCGGGGCCGCCAACAAGTTTCGCTATCACATCGAGATTCGATGA
- a CDS encoding amidohydrolase family protein has protein sequence MIDTHSHVFHRGLKLADARRYAPAYDAPLDLYLRQLDDNGITNGVLVQPSFLGTDNSYLVDCLTAAKGRLRGIAVVDPEASTNDLKLLNESGVVGLRLNLVGKPLPDLETPLWRGLLDKAHKLQWQVEVQRAAADLPALVSQLLNSGVDVVIDHYGLPDSQSGISDPGFVALTKLGATRRLWVKISAPYRTGADGKRIARAAYPVLRDALGRDRLLWGSDWPHTQFEGSQNYGKTLAFFTDMVGNAEDRAAILQNPRGLFRFG, from the coding sequence ATGATCGATACACACTCCCATGTCTTTCACCGTGGGCTGAAGCTCGCCGACGCCCGCAGATATGCGCCCGCTTATGATGCCCCGCTGGATCTCTATCTTCGTCAGCTCGACGACAACGGCATCACCAACGGCGTGCTGGTGCAACCAAGCTTCCTCGGCACCGACAACTCGTATCTCGTCGACTGCCTAACGGCAGCGAAAGGACGGTTGCGGGGCATCGCCGTGGTCGATCCGGAGGCCAGCACCAATGACCTCAAGCTGCTGAACGAGTCCGGCGTGGTCGGGCTACGCCTGAACCTCGTCGGGAAACCGCTTCCCGACTTGGAAACTCCGCTGTGGCGCGGCTTGCTGGACAAGGCGCACAAGCTGCAATGGCAGGTCGAGGTGCAGCGCGCCGCGGCCGATCTCCCCGCGCTGGTCTCGCAACTGCTCAATTCAGGCGTCGATGTGGTGATCGACCATTACGGCCTGCCCGATTCACAGTCGGGCATTTCCGATCCCGGTTTCGTCGCGCTGACAAAGCTCGGTGCGACGCGCCGGCTCTGGGTCAAGATTTCCGCGCCCTATCGCACCGGCGCCGACGGCAAACGCATTGCCCGCGCCGCCTACCCGGTGCTGCGCGACGCGCTCGGACGCGATCGCCTGCTATGGGGCAGCGACTGGCCGCACACCCAGTTCGAGGGCTCGCAGAATTACGGCAAGACCCTCGCCTTCTTCACCGACATGGTGGGGAACGCGGAGGATCGCGCGGCAATCCTGCAGAATCCCCGGGGGCTTTTCCGGTTCGGCTAG
- a CDS encoding phytoene desaturase family protein gives MSDASDIDVLIIGAGHNGLTCAAYLAMSGLRVKVVERRAVVGGAAVTQEFHPGFRNSVAAYTVSLLNPQIIADLRLHDHGLRIVERKAQNFLPAPDGSYLLTGEGRTQQSLAKLSARDAGRLNAFTGELEVIADVLRAFVLRAPPNLVAGFGTRSIHEVINALGTANVLRGLTLEQQRILLDLFTCSAGEMLDDIFESELIKALFGFDAIVGNYASPYAAGSAYVMLHHAFGEVNGKKGVWGHAIGGMGAITQAMAAAARSHGVAIETINGVREVLVEGDRAVGVILDNGESVRAKYVVSNVNPKLLYTRLISADALPPPFLARIKNWRNGSGTFRMNVALSALPSFTALPGKGDHLSAGIILAPSLAYMDRAWSDAKQHGWSRQPVVELLIPSTIDDSLSPPGQHVASLFCQHVAPELPNGASWDDHRAEVADLMIATVDSYAPGFAGSVVGRQALTPLDLERDFGLLGGDIFHGALSLNQLFSARPMLGHADYRGPLKGLYHCGSGAHPGGGVTGAPGHNAARTILRDHRALFA, from the coding sequence ATGTCTGACGCCTCTGACATCGACGTTCTGATCATCGGTGCCGGCCATAACGGCCTCACCTGCGCGGCCTATCTCGCCATGAGCGGGTTGCGGGTGAAGGTGGTGGAACGCCGCGCCGTGGTCGGCGGCGCCGCGGTGACCCAGGAGTTTCATCCCGGCTTCCGCAATTCGGTGGCCGCCTACACCGTCAGCCTGCTCAATCCGCAGATCATTGCCGATCTCAGGCTGCACGATCACGGCCTCAGGATCGTCGAGCGCAAGGCGCAGAATTTCCTGCCGGCACCGGACGGCAGCTATCTGCTGACCGGCGAAGGCCGCACCCAGCAGTCGCTCGCCAAACTCAGCGCCCGCGATGCCGGCCGTCTTAACGCCTTCACCGGGGAACTCGAAGTCATCGCCGACGTGCTGCGCGCCTTCGTGCTGCGCGCGCCGCCGAACCTGGTCGCGGGCTTTGGCACCCGCAGCATCCATGAAGTCATCAACGCGCTCGGCACCGCCAACGTGCTGCGCGGGCTGACACTGGAGCAGCAGCGCATCCTGCTCGACCTGTTCACCTGCTCAGCCGGCGAGATGCTCGATGACATCTTCGAGAGCGAGCTGATCAAGGCGCTGTTCGGCTTCGACGCCATCGTCGGCAACTATGCCAGCCCCTACGCCGCCGGCTCGGCCTATGTGATGCTGCACCATGCCTTCGGCGAGGTGAACGGCAAGAAGGGCGTGTGGGGCCATGCCATCGGCGGCATGGGTGCCATCACCCAGGCCATGGCCGCTGCCGCGCGCAGCCACGGCGTGGCCATCGAGACGATCAACGGCGTGCGCGAAGTGCTGGTCGAGGGCGACCGCGCGGTCGGCGTCATCCTCGACAACGGCGAAAGCGTTCGTGCCAAATACGTGGTGTCGAACGTCAATCCAAAACTGCTCTACACGCGGTTGATATCGGCCGACGCCCTGCCGCCGCCCTTCCTCGCGCGCATCAAGAACTGGCGCAACGGCTCCGGCACCTTCCGCATGAATGTGGCGCTGAGCGCCCTGCCTTCCTTCACCGCGCTCCCCGGCAAAGGCGATCATCTCAGCGCCGGCATCATCCTGGCGCCGAGCCTGGCCTATATGGACCGGGCCTGGAGCGACGCGAAGCAGCATGGCTGGAGCAGGCAGCCGGTGGTCGAACTGCTGATCCCCTCCACCATCGACGACTCGCTGAGTCCGCCCGGCCAGCACGTCGCCAGCCTGTTCTGCCAGCACGTGGCGCCAGAGCTTCCGAACGGTGCGTCGTGGGACGATCATCGCGCGGAGGTCGCCGACCTGATGATCGCCACGGTGGATTCCTACGCGCCAGGTTTCGCCGGCAGCGTGGTTGGCCGCCAGGCCCTGACCCCGCTCGACCTCGAGCGCGATTTCGGGCTGCTCGGCGGCGACATCTTCCACGGCGCGCTGAGTCTCAACCAGCTGTTCTCGGCGCGGCCGATGCTCGGCCACGCCGACTACCGCGGGCCGCTGAAGGGACTCTATCACTGCGGCTCGGGCGCCCATCCCGGCGGCGGTGTCACCGGCGCGCCCGGGCACAACGCGGCCCGGACCATCCTGCGCGATCACCGGGCGCTGTTCGCATAA
- a CDS encoding 50S ribosomal protein L11 methyltransferase has product MTATITPATTRAIFAIGDERSAKHVVDLLTESFFEGQAAIAAFERPDGRWDISVHFAEPPDQDAIRDLVQLAAGDAVVESIVFDTVEAKDWVKASLEGLVPVRAGRFIVHGAHDRASVPPNKLGIEIEAALAFGTGHHGTTRGCLLLLDHVLKSKAPARMLDLGSGTGVLAIAAAKATQRRVLASDIDPMATRVARENARLNGVGNLVESICATGFSAPQFAARAPFDLVLANILANPLRQMATPLEAHLAPNAMVILSGLLLPHTTGVIAAYRARGLVLLRHLRVEGWSSLLMQRAG; this is encoded by the coding sequence ATGACCGCCACCATCACCCCCGCGACCACCCGCGCCATTTTCGCCATCGGCGACGAGCGCAGCGCCAAGCATGTGGTCGACCTGCTCACCGAGAGCTTTTTCGAGGGCCAGGCGGCGATCGCCGCGTTCGAACGGCCGGACGGCCGCTGGGACATCAGCGTGCATTTTGCCGAGCCGCCGGACCAGGACGCCATCCGCGATCTCGTTCAGCTGGCCGCCGGCGACGCGGTGGTCGAGAGCATCGTGTTCGACACGGTGGAGGCCAAGGACTGGGTCAAGGCCAGCCTCGAAGGACTGGTGCCGGTGCGCGCCGGGCGTTTCATCGTCCATGGCGCCCATGACCGCGCCAGCGTGCCGCCGAACAAGCTGGGCATCGAGATCGAGGCGGCGCTGGCGTTCGGCACCGGCCATCACGGCACCACGCGCGGCTGCCTGCTCCTGCTCGATCATGTGCTGAAGTCGAAAGCGCCGGCCCGCATGCTCGATCTGGGGTCGGGCACCGGCGTGCTCGCCATCGCCGCCGCCAAAGCCACCCAGCGTCGCGTGCTGGCCAGTGACATCGATCCGATGGCCACGCGCGTCGCGCGGGAGAATGCCCGGCTCAACGGCGTCGGCAATCTCGTGGAGTCGATCTGCGCCACCGGCTTTTCGGCGCCGCAGTTTGCGGCGCGGGCGCCGTTCGACCTGGTGCTGGCCAACATCCTCGCCAACCCGTTGCGTCAAATGGCAACGCCGCTGGAGGCGCATCTGGCCCCGAACGCGATGGTGATCCTGTCTGGGCTGCTGCTGCCGCATACGACAGGGGTCATCGCCGCCTACCGGGCGCGCGGACTGGTGCTGTTGCGCCATCTGCGCGTGGAGGGCTGGAGCAGCCTGCTGATGCAGCGGGCCGGCTGA
- a CDS encoding aminopeptidase P family protein yields the protein MFEAHFQTFEEPEGGVALTARLAAFREELLRRKLTGFVIPRADQQQNEYVAPSEERLAWLTGFTGSAGMAMVLLHEAAVFVDGRYTLQAAKQVDGKAWSVQSLVEPPPESWLGEHLAAGDRLGFDPWLHTSAAAERLAAACAKAGAELVAVDSNPVDSVWSERPAPPIGPVTIHGLEFAGESESDKLGRIRAEIIRLGADALVLSDSHAVAWTFNIRGADVSHTPLPLSYALVPKDGRPSIFIDARKLSNSARAHLEANATVEEPEALTAALTTLAERGAAIALDSATAADALSRLVTSHGGRPLRGNDPVALLKASKNPIEIKGTQTAHRRDAVALVRFLAWVDREAPKGALTEIDAVEALETFRRDTGALKDVSFPTISGTGPNGAIVHYRVTRKSNRRIAVGDLLLIDSGAQYEDGTTDVTRTIAVGEPTAEMRDRFTRVLRGHIAIARAVFPDGTSGAQLDSFARQFLWQAGLDFGHGTGHGVGSYLSVHEGPGRISKLGTVPLKRGMILSNEPGYYKTDGFGIRIENLELVVEATIPGAEQPMNAFATLTLAPIDRRLIDLALINADERAWIDDYHARVKREVRPLLDDEATRVWLDAATEPLPQ from the coding sequence ATGTTCGAAGCTCATTTCCAGACATTCGAGGAGCCCGAAGGCGGCGTGGCGCTGACCGCGCGGCTGGCCGCGTTTCGCGAGGAATTGCTGCGCCGGAAGCTGACGGGCTTCGTGATCCCCCGCGCCGATCAGCAGCAGAACGAATATGTCGCGCCGTCCGAAGAGCGGCTGGCGTGGCTGACCGGCTTTACCGGTTCGGCCGGCATGGCAATGGTGCTGCTCCATGAGGCCGCGGTGTTCGTCGACGGCCGCTACACCCTGCAGGCCGCCAAGCAAGTCGACGGCAAGGCCTGGAGCGTGCAGTCGCTGGTCGAGCCGCCACCGGAAAGCTGGCTCGGCGAGCATCTGGCAGCCGGCGACCGCCTCGGATTTGACCCCTGGCTGCACACTTCCGCGGCAGCCGAGCGGCTGGCGGCGGCCTGCGCCAAGGCCGGGGCCGAACTGGTCGCGGTCGACAGCAACCCGGTGGATTCGGTGTGGAGCGAGCGCCCGGCGCCGCCGATCGGGCCGGTTACGATCCACGGCCTCGAATTCGCCGGCGAGTCCGAATCCGACAAGCTCGGCCGGATCCGCGCCGAGATCATCAGGCTTGGCGCCGATGCGCTGGTGCTGTCGGATTCCCATGCGGTGGCCTGGACCTTCAACATCCGCGGCGCCGACGTCTCGCACACGCCGCTGCCGCTGTCCTATGCGCTGGTGCCGAAGGATGGCCGCCCCTCGATCTTCATCGATGCGCGAAAGCTCTCCAATAGCGCGCGCGCCCATCTCGAGGCCAATGCCACGGTGGAGGAGCCGGAGGCGCTGACCGCGGCACTCACCACGCTGGCCGAGCGCGGCGCGGCCATCGCGCTGGACAGCGCGACCGCCGCCGATGCGCTGAGCCGGCTGGTCACTTCCCATGGCGGACGGCCACTGCGCGGCAACGATCCGGTGGCGCTGCTGAAGGCCAGCAAGAATCCGATCGAGATCAAGGGTACGCAAACTGCGCATCGCCGCGACGCTGTGGCGCTGGTCCGGTTTCTCGCCTGGGTCGACCGCGAGGCGCCCAAGGGCGCGCTGACCGAGATCGACGCCGTCGAGGCGCTGGAGACGTTTCGTCGCGACACCGGCGCGCTCAAGGATGTCTCGTTCCCGACCATCTCCGGCACCGGGCCGAACGGCGCCATCGTGCATTACCGCGTCACCCGCAAGAGCAACCGCCGCATCGCGGTCGGCGACCTCTTGCTGATCGATTCCGGCGCGCAGTATGAGGACGGCACCACCGACGTTACCCGCACCATCGCCGTGGGCGAGCCGACCGCGGAAATGCGCGACCGCTTCACCCGCGTGCTGCGCGGCCACATCGCCATTGCCCGCGCGGTGTTTCCCGACGGTACCTCCGGCGCGCAGCTCGACAGTTTCGCGCGCCAGTTCCTGTGGCAGGCCGGCCTCGATTTCGGCCACGGCACCGGCCACGGCGTCGGCAGCTACCTCTCGGTGCATGAGGGGCCGGGCCGGATCTCCAAGCTCGGCACGGTGCCGCTGAAGCGCGGCATGATCCTGTCCAACGAGCCCGGCTACTACAAGACCGACGGCTTCGGCATCCGCATCGAAAATCTTGAACTGGTGGTCGAAGCGACCATCCCCGGCGCCGAGCAGCCGATGAACGCCTTTGCGACGCTGACGCTGGCGCCGATCGATCGCCGGCTGATCGACCTCGCTTTGATCAATGCCGACGAGCGCGCCTGGATCGACGACTACCACGCCCGGGTCAAGCGCGAGGTGCGCCCGCTGCTCGACGACGAGGCCACACGGGTCTGGCTCGATGCGGCAACAGAGCCGCTCCCGCAGTAG
- a CDS encoding multidrug effflux MFS transporter: MLLLLVAMTGVAPISLYMLVPALPELARVFGRDISIAQMTVSLYMVGLAFSQLIMGPLSDRFGRRPVLLAGLCLMVLAGVGSIFAETLPQLIAARFFQALGGATGMVMSRAIIRDLYPRDRVGAMISLVIAVMMIAQMLSPLAGGLLETGLGWRAILYVITAASLAVIVGIAVLLPETRRVSDNVSGAGFVADVKVLTGSRAFIGYLLCYVIASWIIFTFAGGGPYVVVTQMGRTSAEYGAWFATSGLAYLLGNLCCVRFAPRRSIEHLIWFGLTLQLGGALLNVVWGLTGLNQQPAWLFLTHMIVMFGNAFVMSNSAAGALSIRPQSAGSASGMMGFLQMGLGALCSQFGAWLGGNFATPVPLNIALVVLSCGCAACMILLVPRGGAVATEELIEKVEEEDTGLL, translated from the coding sequence ATGCTGCTGTTGCTGGTGGCGATGACCGGCGTGGCGCCGATCTCGCTGTACATGCTGGTGCCGGCGCTGCCGGAACTGGCGCGGGTGTTCGGCCGCGACATCTCCATCGCGCAGATGACCGTGTCGCTGTACATGGTCGGCCTCGCCTTCTCTCAGCTGATCATGGGGCCGCTGTCGGACCGCTTCGGGCGCCGCCCGGTGCTGCTCGCCGGCCTCTGCCTGATGGTGCTGGCCGGCGTCGGCAGCATCTTCGCCGAGACGCTGCCGCAACTGATCGCGGCGCGGTTCTTCCAGGCGCTCGGCGGCGCCACCGGCATGGTGATGAGCCGCGCCATCATTCGCGATCTCTATCCGCGCGACCGCGTCGGCGCGATGATCAGCCTGGTGATCGCGGTGATGATGATCGCGCAAATGCTGAGCCCGCTGGCCGGCGGCCTGCTGGAGACCGGGCTCGGCTGGCGTGCGATCCTCTATGTCATCACCGCCGCATCGCTCGCCGTCATCGTCGGCATCGCCGTGCTGCTGCCGGAAACCCGGCGCGTCAGCGACAACGTGTCGGGCGCGGGCTTCGTCGCCGACGTCAAGGTGCTGACCGGGAGCCGCGCCTTCATCGGCTACCTGCTCTGCTACGTGATCGCTTCGTGGATCATCTTCACCTTTGCCGGCGGAGGCCCTTATGTCGTCGTCACCCAGATGGGCCGCACCTCCGCCGAATACGGCGCGTGGTTTGCGACATCGGGCCTCGCTTATCTCCTGGGCAACCTGTGCTGCGTGCGCTTCGCGCCGCGGCGGAGCATCGAGCACCTGATCTGGTTCGGCCTGACGCTGCAGCTCGGCGGCGCCCTGCTCAATGTGGTCTGGGGCCTCACCGGCCTGAACCAGCAGCCGGCCTGGCTCTTCCTCACCCATATGATCGTGATGTTCGGCAATGCCTTCGTGATGTCGAACTCGGCCGCCGGCGCGCTCAGCATTCGTCCGCAATCGGCCGGCTCGGCGTCCGGCATGATGGGTTTCCTGCAGATGGGCCTGGGGGCGCTGTGCTCACAGTTCGGCGCCTGGCTGGGCGGCAATTTCGCCACGCCGGTGCCGCTCAACATCGCTTTGGTGGTGCTGTCCTGCGGCTGCGCCGCCTGCATGATCCTGCTGGTACCGCGCGGCGGCGCGGTGGCGACGGAAGAACTGATCGAGAAGGTCGAGGAGGAAGACACCGGGCTTTTGTAG
- a CDS encoding ABC transporter substrate-binding protein, which translates to MSISTIALNRRHFLHTALAGASAATFGVREVHAQARAETLLIVQELGPNSLDMQGVGSNQTVNGLSWNCYDRLLSYAAKTLPDGTPSYDREKLTPELAESWEVAADGMSCTFKLRRDAKFHDGTPVTAKDVKWSFDRAVKVGGFPTFQMSAGSLEKPEQFVAVDDHTFRIDYIRKDKMLLFNVAVVVPFVINSELAKKNATAEDPWALAWLRNNEAGGGAYRIESWKPGTETIFARFDDWKSGPLPKIRRIIARDVPSAGTRRAMLERGDADFSSGFAPRDFDQIIKDAKVKVSGVPIPNALWYVALNTAKPPFDNVKLRQAVAWAMPYEQIQSSAFFNRAVPMHGGPAEVTRPVWPQPFPYVTDLDRAKALMKEAGLESGFETTLSLDTGTATVGEPTVLLIQESLAKIGIKAAIEKIPGANWRTTLNKKELPMALNRFSGWLDYPEYYFFWNFHGNNSIFNISSYQNKAMDALIDRARFTTDPAEYDKTVKEFISLCMRDVPMVPLNQPIHDVAMQKNVSGYEFWFHREPDFRQFTKG; encoded by the coding sequence ATGTCCATCAGCACCATCGCCCTGAACCGCCGCCACTTCCTGCATACCGCGCTGGCCGGCGCGTCGGCGGCGACGTTCGGGGTGCGCGAGGTGCATGCGCAAGCGCGCGCCGAGACGCTGCTGATCGTGCAGGAGCTCGGCCCCAACTCGCTGGACATGCAGGGCGTCGGCTCCAACCAGACCGTCAACGGCCTGTCGTGGAATTGCTACGACCGCCTGCTGAGCTACGCCGCCAAGACGCTGCCCGACGGCACGCCGTCCTACGACCGCGAGAAGCTGACGCCGGAGCTGGCGGAGAGCTGGGAGGTGGCGGCCGATGGCATGTCATGCACCTTCAAGCTGCGCCGCGACGCGAAATTCCATGACGGCACGCCGGTCACCGCGAAGGACGTCAAATGGTCGTTCGACCGCGCGGTCAAGGTCGGCGGCTTCCCGACCTTCCAGATGTCGGCGGGCTCGCTGGAGAAGCCTGAACAGTTCGTGGCCGTCGACGATCACACCTTCCGCATCGACTACATCCGCAAGGACAAGATGCTGCTGTTCAACGTCGCAGTGGTGGTGCCGTTCGTCATCAACTCCGAACTGGCGAAGAAGAACGCGACGGCGGAGGATCCGTGGGCGCTGGCGTGGCTGCGCAACAACGAGGCCGGCGGCGGCGCCTACCGGATCGAGAGCTGGAAGCCCGGCACCGAGACCATCTTCGCGCGCTTCGACGACTGGAAGAGCGGCCCGCTGCCGAAGATCAGGCGCATCATCGCCCGCGACGTGCCCTCGGCCGGCACCCGCCGCGCCATGCTCGAGCGCGGCGATGCCGATTTCTCCAGCGGCTTCGCGCCGCGCGATTTCGACCAGATCATCAAGGACGCCAAAGTCAAGGTGTCCGGCGTGCCGATTCCCAACGCGCTGTGGTACGTCGCGCTCAACACCGCGAAGCCGCCGTTCGACAATGTGAAGCTGCGCCAGGCGGTGGCCTGGGCGATGCCCTACGAGCAGATCCAGTCGAGCGCGTTCTTCAACCGCGCGGTGCCGATGCATGGCGGTCCGGCGGAGGTCACCAGACCGGTCTGGCCGCAGCCGTTTCCCTATGTCACCGACCTCGACAGAGCGAAGGCGCTGATGAAGGAGGCCGGACTGGAATCCGGTTTCGAAACGACTTTGTCGCTCGACACCGGCACCGCGACGGTCGGCGAGCCCACCGTGCTGCTGATCCAGGAGAGCCTCGCCAAGATCGGCATCAAGGCGGCGATCGAGAAGATCCCCGGCGCCAACTGGCGCACCACGCTCAACAAGAAGGAGCTGCCGATGGCGCTGAACCGCTTCAGCGGCTGGCTCGACTATCCGGAATACTACTTCTTCTGGAATTTCCACGGCAACAATTCGATCTTCAACATCTCCTCGTACCAGAACAAGGCGATGGACGCGCTGATCGACAGAGCCCGCTTCACGACCGATCCGGCGGAGTACGACAAGACCGTCAAGGAGTTCATCTCGCTGTGCATGCGCGACGTGCCGATGGTGCCGCTCAACCAGCCGATCCACGACGTCGCCATGCAGAAAAACGTCTCCGGCTACGAGTTTTGGTTTCACCGCGAGCCGGACTTCCGGCAGTTTACCAAGGGGTGA
- a CDS encoding phosphomannomutase/phosphoglucomutase, producing MFPKPQPVLVPNTYAYESEPMVKATGFREYDARWLFGKEINLMGVQALGMGLGVLIRELGQKPEIVTGHDFRGYSASIKYALMTGLMAAGCKVHDIGLAVTPMAYFAQFDLDVPCVAMVTASHNDNGWTGVKMGINRPMTFGPDEMNRLKEIVLGAEFDNKPGGSYQFHENYPARYIADLTRRPKLKRKLKVVVACGNGTAGAFAPQVMEAIGCEVIPLDTELDHTFPKYNPNPEDMEMLHAIRDAVLEHKADVGLGFDGDGDRCGVVDNTGEEIFADKVGVMLARDMSAVIKDATFVVDVKSTGLFVTDPVLQAQGAKTTYWKTGHSYMKRRTFETKALAGFEKSGHFFFNAPVGRGYDDGLVSAIAICEMLDRAPGKTMADLKDALPKTWSSPTMSPHCADETKYGVVAAVVKHFEEAQKNGAQVAGQAIRDLVTVNGVRVTCADGSWGLVRASSNKPELVVVVESPVSEQRMHDMFEAMNVVLRTHPEVGAYNQTI from the coding sequence ATGTTCCCCAAGCCGCAGCCCGTTCTTGTTCCCAACACCTACGCCTATGAATCCGAGCCGATGGTGAAGGCCACCGGCTTTCGCGAATATGACGCGCGCTGGCTGTTCGGCAAGGAGATCAACCTGATGGGCGTGCAGGCGCTGGGCATGGGGCTCGGCGTGCTGATCCGCGAACTCGGCCAGAAGCCGGAGATCGTCACCGGCCACGACTTCCGCGGCTATTCCGCCTCGATCAAATACGCACTGATGACCGGCCTGATGGCTGCCGGCTGCAAGGTCCACGACATCGGCCTCGCGGTGACGCCGATGGCGTACTTCGCCCAGTTCGACCTCGACGTGCCCTGCGTGGCGATGGTCACGGCGTCGCATAACGACAACGGCTGGACCGGCGTCAAGATGGGCATCAACCGCCCGATGACTTTCGGCCCGGACGAGATGAACCGGCTGAAGGAAATCGTGCTGGGCGCCGAGTTCGACAACAAGCCCGGCGGCTCCTATCAATTCCATGAAAACTATCCGGCCCGCTACATCGCCGATCTCACGAGGCGTCCGAAGCTGAAGCGCAAGCTCAAGGTGGTGGTCGCCTGCGGCAACGGCACCGCCGGCGCCTTCGCGCCGCAGGTGATGGAAGCGATCGGCTGCGAGGTGATCCCGCTCGACACCGAGCTCGATCACACCTTTCCGAAATACAATCCGAATCCGGAAGACATGGAGATGCTGCACGCGATCCGCGATGCGGTGCTGGAGCACAAGGCCGATGTGGGCCTCGGTTTCGACGGCGACGGCGATCGCTGTGGCGTGGTTGACAACACCGGCGAGGAGATTTTTGCCGACAAGGTCGGCGTGATGCTGGCGCGCGACATGTCGGCTGTCATCAAGGACGCCACCTTCGTGGTCGACGTGAAGTCCACCGGGCTGTTCGTCACCGATCCGGTGCTGCAGGCGCAGGGCGCCAAGACCACCTACTGGAAGACCGGCCATTCCTACATGAAGCGCCGCACCTTCGAGACGAAGGCGCTGGCAGGTTTCGAGAAGTCCGGCCACTTCTTCTTCAACGCGCCGGTCGGCCGCGGCTATGACGACGGCCTGGTGTCGGCGATCGCGATCTGCGAGATGCTCGACCGCGCGCCGGGCAAGACCATGGCCGACCTCAAGGACGCGCTGCCAAAAACCTGGTCGTCGCCGACCATGTCGCCGCATTGCGCCGACGAGACCAAATACGGCGTTGTCGCCGCCGTGGTGAAGCACTTCGAGGAGGCGCAGAAGAATGGCGCCCAGGTTGCCGGCCAGGCGATCCGCGACCTCGTCACCGTCAACGGCGTGCGCGTCACCTGCGCCGACGGCAGCTGGGGCCTGGTGCGGGCGTCATCGAACAAGCCGGAACTGGTCGTAGTGGTCGAGAGCCCGGTATCGGAGCAACGCATGCACGACATGTTCGAGGCGATGAATGTGGTGCTGCGCACCCATCCCGAAGTCGGCGCGTATAATCAGACGATCTGA